Proteins encoded within one genomic window of Paenarthrobacter sp. JL.01a:
- a CDS encoding 3'-5' exonuclease has translation MSSWNTLSRAAFDLETTGKNSRSARIVTASITVVDARGELIAEHEWLADPGVEIPAEASEVHGVTTEKARAEGRPAAEVTGEVAGVLQELFDAGTPVIAFNASYDFTVLAAESARYGIPQLSRFPVLDPYVMNKQVDRYRKGKRTLTALCEEYGVDLTNAHTSAADALATLRVLDAMAGKFPKLQMPASTLHQLQVDWAASQAADFQQYLRRSKPTAVIEGEWPVLPPVDASRGGF, from the coding sequence ATGAGCTCCTGGAACACCCTCTCCCGCGCCGCATTCGACCTTGAGACCACCGGGAAGAACTCCCGCTCCGCCCGGATCGTCACCGCTTCCATCACCGTGGTGGACGCCCGGGGGGAACTCATCGCGGAGCACGAATGGTTGGCGGATCCGGGCGTGGAGATCCCCGCCGAAGCCAGCGAAGTACACGGAGTCACCACGGAAAAGGCGAGGGCTGAAGGCCGGCCGGCGGCGGAAGTCACCGGCGAGGTCGCCGGGGTACTGCAGGAACTGTTCGACGCCGGAACTCCGGTTATCGCTTTCAACGCCAGTTACGATTTCACCGTCTTGGCCGCTGAATCCGCCCGCTATGGCATTCCGCAGCTGAGCCGCTTCCCCGTCCTGGATCCGTACGTCATGAACAAGCAGGTGGACCGGTACCGCAAGGGCAAGCGGACACTGACTGCCCTGTGCGAGGAGTACGGCGTCGATCTGACCAACGCACATACCTCTGCCGCGGATGCCCTTGCCACACTCCGGGTCCTCGATGCCATGGCAGGCAAGTTCCCCAAGCTCCAGATGCCCGCCTCCACGCTCCACCAGCTCCAAGTAGACTGGGCGGCGTCCCAGGCTGCCGATTTCCAGCAGTATTTGCGCCGCAGCAAGCCCACCGCCGTCATCGAAGGTGAATGGCCGGTACTTCCTCCCGTCGACGCGAGCCGCGGCGGCTTCTAG
- a CDS encoding ABC transporter substrate-binding protein, whose product MKFKAPKWLSVAPVAAALVISLAACGGGSSQPSGTPTDALAGSDQKSLDSFTTADVTPLDKIDKSKLGLITDGTIRVGTLSDAPPNIFIDPSGKFTGYDNELLRAIGDKLGLKVEFASTDFSALLSQVGNKQFDVGSSSISTTDARRKTVGFTNGYDFGYMAVVTKSDSKITGFGDIKEGLRIGVVQGTVQDDYMSNTLKIEPVRFPDYNTVYGNVKNGQIDAWVAPSQQAEGQVKEGDNTKIAEKVVNTQNFTAYAVNKDNKPLIDALNSGLDAVIADGTWAKLTAEWYKDRPTAAEQTPQGWKPGSKAVQLPAK is encoded by the coding sequence ATGAAATTCAAAGCCCCTAAGTGGCTGTCTGTTGCCCCTGTGGCCGCAGCCTTGGTGATTTCCCTGGCAGCCTGCGGCGGAGGAAGCTCCCAGCCCAGCGGAACACCCACTGACGCACTCGCCGGAAGCGACCAGAAGTCGCTGGACAGCTTCACCACCGCTGACGTCACTCCCCTGGACAAGATCGACAAGTCCAAGCTGGGCCTCATCACCGACGGCACAATCCGCGTCGGCACCCTGTCCGATGCCCCGCCGAACATCTTCATCGATCCTTCCGGCAAGTTCACCGGCTACGACAACGAGCTCCTGCGCGCCATCGGTGACAAGCTGGGCCTCAAGGTCGAGTTCGCTTCCACTGATTTCTCCGCGTTGCTGTCCCAGGTGGGCAACAAGCAGTTCGACGTCGGATCCTCCTCGATCTCCACCACCGACGCCCGTCGCAAGACGGTTGGCTTCACCAACGGCTACGACTTCGGCTACATGGCCGTAGTGACCAAGAGCGATTCCAAGATCACTGGCTTCGGCGACATCAAGGAAGGCCTCCGCATCGGCGTCGTCCAGGGTACGGTCCAGGATGACTACATGTCGAACACCCTCAAGATTGAGCCGGTACGTTTCCCCGATTACAACACCGTCTACGGCAACGTAAAGAACGGCCAGATCGACGCTTGGGTTGCCCCGTCCCAGCAGGCCGAAGGCCAGGTCAAGGAAGGCGACAACACCAAGATCGCCGAGAAGGTTGTCAACACCCAGAACTTCACCGCCTACGCCGTGAACAAGGACAACAAGCCGCTGATCGACGCCCTGAACTCCGGTCTGGACGCTGTCATCGCTGACGGCACGTGGGCCAAGCTCACCGCCGAGTGGTACAAGGACCGTCCGACGGCTGCCGAGCAGACTCCCCAGGGGTGGAAGCCGGGCAGCAAGGCCGTCCAGCTCCCGGCCAAGTAA
- a CDS encoding ATP-dependent helicase — translation MTATPAKIRQASAALRLLPPRETHYAAPILSPDQDAVVSLPQGSGPILVPGGPGTGKSTVLVESAVRRVRDGLNPEQILILAPGRHAAAALRDTFTGRLDRSLSTTPARTWASYAFDIIRRAKAEGVLPLARPPKLLSGPEQDLIIKELLEGHARPGFQLPWPEDLAAALPTRGFRHEIRQLFDRIIESGRTADDLVGLAYECGRPDWMAAAELYSEYRDVLDLRMPEAFDPAGIITTARQIFQESPAFLAEERKRIQLFLVDDAQESNPAVFELLADVAEGKDAVVTYSPDTVVQGFRGARPDLVAELPSLLGGPERVVLERPLSVTHRHAPAIAEAWTRVAARISQRSGGQLARQMEQPAHCGDSSPTPVARGRVEGHVLPSAVHEMRYVAQRILEAQLREGRGFSDIAVIVRNGGQISQLQRYLGGQGIPVRVPVADSAVRDEVAVRPLLEAFAVVLDPAKLTPETAVSLLTSRIGGATAIELRRLRQSLRREELLGGGGRSSDSLLVEALLEPGALASLGIEGSAARRLARMIAAGTAAAAEPGANAESVLWALWQATGLSSRWAEAALEGGAGGARADRDLDAMMALFHTAERYVDQLPGSGPEQFLDYLLNQELPMDTLAARAQLEDCVEIMTPASAAGREWPVVIVAGLQEGVWPNTRLRGELLGSTVYADAVEHGVEYALGRGPLSRLRDIRYDELRSFSTAVSRAHEVLVCTAVSSEDEQPSAFLDYVAPLDQGEYKRGYTPVDRPMTLRALVAELRQHVQLDDSSGQDLQTTEEAARILARLASTEPPVPGANPDTWWGLAPLSSTEPVVPPGGTVSVSPSKVEAVHKSPLDWFVQAAGGEAATDFARSLGTLVHSIAQDLPEASGAEYVAELVRRWPTLGMKDNWEGKLDYQRAELMVRKLAQYVIIMRSEGRSLLAVEHDFDVELPDVHLETGAGDADSESPRRHAVLRGQVDRLEIDSEGRLVIVDLKTGKRQPGKAEVANHPQLGAYQAAVLKGAFQDALPARQDAGDEPVAAPVPGGAVLAQLGTKTKSPAVQQQDPLDPEDNWAEGLVNEAAVLMAGATFEARHDPGKGSHGGHGCRLPDICPLCARGKQVTE, via the coding sequence GTGACCGCGACTCCTGCAAAAATACGCCAAGCATCCGCAGCCCTTCGGCTGCTGCCGCCGCGCGAAACCCATTACGCGGCCCCGATCCTCTCGCCCGACCAGGACGCTGTGGTCTCGCTGCCCCAGGGGAGCGGACCTATCCTCGTTCCCGGAGGCCCGGGAACCGGCAAATCCACCGTCCTCGTGGAGTCTGCTGTCCGCCGTGTCCGCGATGGCCTGAACCCTGAACAAATACTCATTCTTGCCCCGGGGCGCCACGCCGCGGCGGCCTTGCGGGACACCTTTACGGGTCGCTTGGACCGCAGCCTCAGTACGACGCCGGCCCGCACCTGGGCGTCGTACGCTTTCGATATCATCCGGCGCGCCAAAGCCGAAGGTGTCCTGCCGCTCGCGCGGCCGCCGAAACTGCTGTCCGGACCGGAGCAGGACCTCATCATCAAGGAGCTCCTGGAGGGCCACGCCCGTCCGGGCTTCCAGTTGCCATGGCCGGAGGACCTTGCCGCAGCCCTTCCCACGCGCGGTTTCCGCCATGAGATCCGCCAGCTGTTCGACCGCATCATCGAATCCGGACGCACAGCCGACGACCTCGTCGGCTTGGCCTACGAATGCGGCAGGCCCGACTGGATGGCTGCTGCCGAACTCTACAGCGAGTACAGGGACGTTCTTGACCTGCGCATGCCGGAGGCTTTCGACCCCGCCGGGATCATCACCACGGCGCGGCAGATATTCCAGGAGTCACCGGCTTTCCTGGCGGAAGAACGTAAACGCATCCAACTGTTCCTGGTGGACGACGCCCAGGAATCCAATCCGGCGGTTTTCGAACTCCTGGCCGACGTGGCTGAAGGCAAGGACGCCGTGGTGACCTACTCGCCGGATACGGTCGTCCAGGGTTTCCGTGGCGCACGGCCGGATCTTGTAGCGGAGTTGCCGTCCCTGCTGGGTGGTCCGGAGCGCGTGGTCCTGGAACGTCCCTTGTCCGTTACGCACCGCCACGCTCCTGCAATCGCTGAGGCCTGGACCCGGGTGGCGGCACGCATCTCCCAGCGTTCGGGAGGACAGCTGGCCCGGCAAATGGAACAACCTGCCCACTGCGGTGATTCCAGCCCGACACCGGTGGCCCGCGGCCGGGTGGAAGGCCATGTGCTGCCCTCCGCCGTCCATGAAATGCGCTATGTCGCCCAGCGGATCCTTGAAGCCCAGTTGCGGGAAGGCCGTGGTTTCAGCGACATCGCGGTGATCGTCCGCAATGGCGGGCAGATCTCGCAGCTGCAGCGTTACCTCGGCGGGCAGGGCATACCAGTGCGTGTTCCCGTGGCAGACTCTGCGGTTCGCGACGAAGTCGCCGTGCGTCCCCTCCTTGAGGCGTTTGCCGTCGTGCTGGATCCGGCAAAGCTGACTCCCGAGACCGCTGTCTCCCTCCTGACCTCACGCATCGGCGGGGCCACCGCCATCGAGCTGCGACGCCTCCGGCAGTCGCTCCGGCGAGAGGAACTGCTCGGTGGTGGCGGCCGGTCCAGTGACTCACTGCTGGTCGAGGCGCTGCTGGAACCCGGGGCATTGGCCTCACTGGGAATAGAGGGGAGCGCGGCGCGCAGGCTTGCCCGCATGATTGCGGCCGGCACCGCAGCGGCCGCGGAGCCCGGGGCCAACGCCGAGTCCGTCCTCTGGGCGTTGTGGCAGGCAACGGGTTTGTCCTCGCGATGGGCAGAAGCAGCTTTGGAAGGCGGTGCCGGCGGGGCCCGCGCTGATCGGGACCTTGATGCCATGATGGCGCTGTTCCACACCGCAGAGCGGTACGTGGACCAGCTCCCTGGCTCCGGTCCCGAGCAGTTCCTGGACTATCTGTTGAACCAGGAGCTGCCCATGGACACGTTGGCAGCCCGCGCGCAGCTTGAGGACTGCGTGGAAATCATGACGCCGGCCAGCGCTGCCGGACGGGAATGGCCGGTGGTAATTGTCGCTGGCCTGCAGGAAGGCGTCTGGCCAAATACCCGCCTGCGCGGTGAACTGCTGGGCAGCACTGTGTACGCGGACGCGGTGGAACACGGCGTGGAGTATGCCTTGGGCCGGGGGCCGCTCAGCAGGCTCCGGGACATTCGCTACGACGAACTCCGGAGTTTCTCCACTGCGGTATCCCGCGCACACGAAGTCCTGGTCTGCACTGCTGTTTCCTCCGAGGATGAGCAACCGTCTGCGTTCCTCGACTACGTGGCTCCCTTGGACCAGGGGGAGTACAAGCGCGGCTATACCCCCGTGGACCGCCCCATGACGCTGCGCGCCCTGGTGGCTGAACTCCGTCAGCATGTCCAGTTGGATGATTCTTCGGGCCAGGATCTCCAAACCACCGAAGAGGCTGCGAGGATTCTGGCCAGGCTTGCCAGTACGGAGCCTCCGGTGCCGGGGGCAAACCCGGATACGTGGTGGGGACTGGCGCCCCTGAGTTCCACCGAGCCAGTGGTGCCGCCCGGAGGTACAGTGTCGGTTTCACCATCCAAGGTCGAGGCCGTGCACAAATCCCCGCTGGACTGGTTTGTCCAGGCCGCCGGGGGTGAGGCCGCCACAGACTTCGCCCGAAGCCTGGGCACGTTGGTCCACAGCATCGCACAGGACCTGCCTGAAGCCTCGGGTGCAGAGTACGTGGCCGAGCTGGTCCGCCGCTGGCCCACGTTGGGCATGAAAGACAATTGGGAGGGGAAGCTGGACTACCAGCGGGCTGAGTTGATGGTCCGAAAGCTGGCCCAGTATGTCATCATCATGCGCAGCGAGGGTAGGAGCCTGTTGGCGGTTGAGCACGACTTCGACGTCGAGCTTCCCGATGTTCACCTGGAAACAGGCGCCGGAGATGCTGATTCCGAATCTCCCCGGCGCCATGCCGTCCTGCGCGGACAGGTTGACCGCTTGGAGATCGACTCTGAGGGAAGACTGGTTATTGTCGATCTCAAAACCGGCAAGAGGCAACCCGGCAAGGCGGAGGTCGCCAACCATCCCCAGTTGGGGGCCTACCAGGCCGCGGTTTTGAAGGGGGCGTTCCAGGATGCCTTGCCCGCTCGGCAAGACGCAGGCGATGAGCCCGTCGCAGCCCCTGTCCCTGGCGGTGCGGTGTTGGCCCAGCTCGGAACCAAGACCAAGAGTCCTGCCGTTCAGCAGCAGGATCCTTTGGACCCGGAGGACAACTGGGCCGAAGGCCTCGTCAATGAGGCTGCCGTATTGATGGCCGGGGCAACGTTCGAAGCAAGGCACGACCCCGGCAAGGGAAGCCACGGCGGGCATGGTTGCCGGCTGCCGGACATTTGCCCGCTGTGCGCCCGAGGAAAGCAGGTCACCGAATGA
- a CDS encoding amino acid ABC transporter permease, with the protein MDILNQLADTFFDWEAMGQVIPKMFAVGLPNTIVLAVVSGIIGTALGMLLALMGISRNAAARWVARIYTDILRGLPPVLTILVIGFGFGPIIRELTGSTSPYPMAIAALSLMSGAYIGEIFRSGIQSVDKGQLEATRALGFSYASSMRLVVVPQGIRRVLPALVNQFIALIKESSLVFMLGLLATEREIFQIGKDAAANSGNLSPYVAAAIFYLAMTIPLTHFVNFIDARMRAGRPEKKEPDEAAAVVGKGAQA; encoded by the coding sequence ATGGATATCCTCAATCAATTAGCCGATACCTTCTTTGACTGGGAGGCGATGGGCCAAGTCATCCCCAAGATGTTCGCGGTCGGCCTGCCCAACACGATCGTCCTGGCTGTGGTCTCCGGCATCATTGGGACCGCCCTCGGCATGCTGCTTGCCCTGATGGGGATTTCCCGGAACGCGGCAGCACGGTGGGTAGCCCGAATCTACACGGACATTCTCCGCGGGCTCCCTCCCGTGCTGACCATCCTGGTGATCGGTTTCGGTTTCGGCCCGATCATTCGTGAACTCACGGGCTCCACGAGTCCGTACCCCATGGCCATCGCAGCGCTGTCCTTGATGTCCGGTGCATACATTGGCGAGATCTTCCGGTCCGGTATCCAGAGCGTGGACAAGGGCCAGCTCGAGGCCACCCGCGCGCTGGGGTTCAGCTATGCCTCGTCCATGCGGCTCGTAGTGGTGCCCCAGGGCATCCGCCGTGTGCTGCCGGCCTTGGTCAACCAGTTCATTGCATTGATCAAGGAATCATCCCTGGTCTTCATGCTCGGCCTGCTGGCGACTGAGCGCGAAATCTTCCAGATCGGCAAGGACGCAGCGGCCAACAGCGGCAACCTGTCACCGTACGTCGCAGCAGCCATCTTCTACCTGGCAATGACGATCCCGCTCACGCACTTCGTGAACTTCATTGACGCCCGCATGCGCGCCGGCCGCCCTGAGAAGAAGGAACCGGATGAAGCAGCAGCAGTGGTAGGAAAAGGAGCCCAGGCATGA
- a CDS encoding MGMT family protein, producing the protein MRMEYVTAVLAVVDLVPPGSAVSYGDIAELLGSGGPRQVGAVMSHYGSAVAWWRVLRASGEAPAGHEADALRHYLEEATALHGAYQAFMLTGEGRWRVDLALARWAPTDDDFDRLDVISDQLERQLHILSVPDDEMTV; encoded by the coding sequence ATGCGGATGGAGTACGTGACGGCGGTCCTGGCTGTCGTAGACCTCGTTCCGCCAGGTTCAGCGGTGTCCTACGGCGACATCGCCGAGCTCCTCGGTTCAGGCGGACCCCGGCAGGTTGGCGCCGTCATGAGTCACTACGGAAGTGCCGTTGCGTGGTGGCGCGTCCTGCGCGCAAGCGGTGAAGCACCTGCTGGCCATGAGGCCGACGCGCTGCGGCACTATCTGGAAGAAGCCACTGCGCTGCATGGTGCGTACCAGGCCTTCATGCTGACCGGCGAAGGCCGCTGGCGCGTGGACCTTGCCCTGGCCCGGTGGGCCCCCACGGACGACGATTTTGACCGACTTGATGTGATCTCCGACCAGTTGGAGCGTCAACTCCATATATTGTCGGTGCCCGATGATGAAATGACTGTGTGA